One window of Thermococcus sp. genomic DNA carries:
- the fbp gene encoding fructose-1,6-bisphosphate aldolase/phosphatase: protein MLVGKKITLSVIKADVGGWPGHSRVHPQLIETAEEILSKAREEGTIIDFYVTGCGDDLQLIMTHTKGTDSPEIHGLAWEAFKEATKVAKELGLYGAGQDLLKDAFSGNVRGLGPGVAEMEFTLRKSEPVVTFHMDKTEPGAFNLPIFRMFADPFNTAGLVIDPKMHVGFRFEVWDILKHKRVILNTPEELYDLLALIGAKSRYVIKRVYPKEGHPLPTDEPVAVVSTEKLYEVAGEYVGKDDPVAIVRAQSGLPALGEVLEPFAFPHLVSGWMRGSHNGPIMPVSMCDANPTRFDGPPRVVALGWQISPKGELVGPVDLFDDPAFDYARQKALEITEYMRRHGPFEPHRLPLEEMEYTTLPGVLKRLEDRFEDIE from the coding sequence ATGCTGGTTGGGAAGAAAATCACCCTCAGCGTTATCAAGGCTGATGTTGGTGGATGGCCCGGGCACTCCAGGGTTCACCCCCAGCTCATAGAAACCGCAGAGGAAATCCTGAGCAAAGCCAGGGAAGAGGGGACAATAATAGACTTCTATGTCACAGGATGCGGCGACGACCTTCAGCTGATAATGACCCACACAAAGGGGACCGACAGCCCTGAGATACACGGACTCGCATGGGAGGCCTTCAAGGAGGCAACGAAAGTCGCCAAGGAGCTCGGCCTCTACGGGGCTGGCCAGGATCTGCTCAAAGACGCCTTCAGCGGTAACGTCCGCGGTCTCGGGCCCGGAGTTGCGGAGATGGAGTTCACCCTCAGGAAGAGCGAGCCAGTGGTTACCTTCCACATGGACAAGACGGAACCCGGTGCCTTCAACCTGCCAATATTCAGGATGTTCGCAGACCCCTTCAACACGGCCGGTCTCGTTATAGACCCCAAGATGCACGTGGGCTTCCGCTTTGAGGTCTGGGACATTCTAAAGCACAAGCGCGTCATTCTCAACACGCCCGAGGAGCTCTACGACCTGCTGGCACTCATTGGAGCAAAAAGCAGGTACGTCATCAAGCGCGTTTACCCGAAGGAGGGCCACCCGCTCCCGACGGACGAACCAGTGGCTGTTGTAAGCACAGAGAAGCTCTACGAAGTTGCTGGCGAATACGTTGGAAAAGACGATCCAGTGGCGATAGTCAGGGCCCAGAGCGGGCTTCCGGCCCTTGGGGAAGTTCTTGAGCCCTTCGCCTTCCCGCACCTCGTCAGCGGCTGGATGAGGGGTTCACACAACGGCCCGATAATGCCCGTTTCAATGTGCGACGCCAATCCCACCCGCTTCGACGGCCCGCCGAGGGTGGTAGCGCTTGGCTGGCAGATAAGCCCGAAGGGAGAGCTCGTCGGTCCGGTTGACCTCTTCGACGATCCGGCATTCGACTACGCGAGGCAGAAGGCACTTGAGATAACCGAGTACATGCGCAGGCACGGGCCCTTCGAACCGCACCGCCTACCTCTGGAGGAGATGGAGTACACGACCCTTCCGGGGGTTCTCAAGAGGCTTGAAGACCGCTTCGAGGATATTGAGTGA